DNA from Thermomicrobium roseum DSM 5159:
TGGCCTCCGAACGTGGCAGATCGCTGAATCCGATGAGTCCGAGGAGGATAAGTTCGCGCTCGAGCGTGTCCGGGTCGAGTACGTCGCTCGCGGATCCCGGTAGAACAGGCCGAGACGCGATAGCGATGACGCGGAGCCCTTCAGCAGCCATTCGATCGGCCACCTGACGAGCCTGTTCGGCATTGCGACAGTTGGGAAGAACGTTTTCTGGTGCGCCTTTGACGATGAGCTGTGATTCGGTCAGCACGCTGGAGCGCCGACGATGCGGATCGAACGGGTAGGTCCGCAGCACGGGAGCCTTGGCTCGGATCGTGTCCGGATCCAAGCCGATGCGATGAACCATGACCCACAGCGCGGTGTCCAATGGATCACCGAGGGGAAGCCAGCGACCGTCACGCCATACCGCTCGTCCGTCGGCGGCGAGCGCAGCAGCGCGGGCGAGCTCTCGAACAGACGCTTCAGCGCCCGGCTCGATGTCGCTTTCCCCATCAGGTTCGTAGCCCTGACCGAAGAGCCGGGCGCTACCCGCTGGGGTCCAGATGCTCGTTACCGATAGCTCGTTCAGTGTGAGTGTGCCCGTCTTGTCGGTACAAATGACGGTGGTGAGTCCGAGCGTCTCGACTGCCTCGAGGTGGCGGACCAGTGCTCGTCGCTCGGCCATGCGCTGTGCAGCGACGGCGAGAGAGAGCGTGAGTGTGGGGAGCAGCCCCTCAGGGACCAGGGCGACAGTGACACCGAGCATGAAGACGAATGCATCGAGAACCGGCAGTCGGAGGAACACCGCAACCGCGAAAAAGAGAAGACCGACACTCACAGCGAGCACAGTGATGATTCGGACCAGGCGCTGCAACTCTCGTGTCAACGGTGTCGGTTGACGTCGTGGTGCCGCGGTGAGGCGGGCGAGCTGAGCCAAGCGGGTGTTGGCTCCCGTCGCGGTCACCACGGCGATCGCCCGCCCACGAGTGAGAGAGGTTCCTGCCTGGATGGCGTCGCCTGGGGAGGGATTGATCGGAACGGACTCTCCGGTAAAGGTCGAAACATCCACGGCGACATCGATGCCTTCGAGGAGGAGAACATCGGCCGGGACGCGGTCGCCAGCTTTCAGGATGACGATGTCACCGGGAACGAGTTCGCGCGCGTCGATGACGATCTCGTGGCCGTCGCGACGCACGGTGACTCGTAGTGGTAGAAGGGAACGTAAACGCGCTGCGGCTCGTTCTGCGCGATATTCCTGGAGGAAAGCGAAGATCCCATTGAGGAGAATCACCGCGACGATCGCGAGGGCGAGTTCGGTCATTCCAGCGATGGAGGCACTGGCAGCGGCTATCCAAAGCAGGAGAGCGAAGAGATGCGTGACCTGGGCGAGTGCCAACCGCCACAGTGCTGGAGACTGTGGTTGTGGAAGTTCATTCGGCCCAAATCGCGCGCGTCGCGCGTGGACTTCTGCCTCGGTCAGTCCCCTATTGGGGTCAGTCGTCGGAATCGATGTGGAAGACGAGGCGAGTTCTCCTCCCATAGCGAGCACGGATTGTACAGGATTGAGAGAACTGCCGCGCCGTGGGTCATCACCCGGAAGGAAATAAGCGGTCTGAAACGCGAGTGGCGAACAGTTTTCGCAGCAAACGGCGTCCCGAGAGAGACTGGATAGCGGCTTGTCTGCGTGCTCCGGGCAGTGCACGTGCGCCTGGAGCCACTCCACGACGATCTCGACCGACAACGGAGGATGTCGGTCACGGACAGAAGGTCTGGGGCTACCCTGGACCGATTTTCCTCGTCGAGGGAGTCGGGAGTGCGTGCTTCCTTGCCAGTCACTTCAGCTCGCCTCGGCGAGCATGTAGGCATCGTCTGCAAGCGCCTCGCGGATCGTCCGAGGAAGAGGGACCGGCCGGCGCGTCGCTCCGTCGACGCAGACACAGAGCATCGATCCGGTCACCGCAGGTCGAGCGTCGCCGTGTCGTTGCAGGGTGAACGCGAAGGGAAGGCTCGAGCGCTGGACATCCTGGACGGCGAGCGTGCATGTACCTGTATCGTGTAACAGGAGGGGGCGGTGATACTGCACTTCGACGCGGACAGGCGGCTTCCGTAACCGTGGGCAAGCAAGTCGGTATCCGGAAAGCCGAGCAGGCAGAACAACGTGGCTTCTACCTGGGTGACGTAACGGAAAATCGCGGGATACTAGACATAGCCGAGAGGATCGACGTCAGTCCAGAGAACTTCGAACGGGATCGTGATCGACCGCATCAGTGGTCCTCCCTCGACGAGTCTTGCGGAGGGCGATATCACCGGAGCTCGCGCCACGCACGACGCTGGCTCTCCTCCTTTGTATGTCCTCCCCACAGTTCAACCGAGGGAAAGCCGACCCCTGTTGTCTCTCTCACTGACCATGACCGAGAGCGATGCAGGCGGACAGGCCAGTGCGTGGCAGAGTGCCTCATTATCTGAGCTTAACAGCCAGTGCTATGAAGAATATGACAAGACTATCGATTCGCGTGGCTCGGATACAGATGAGGAAGAATGGACATGTCGAAATGGGAGATTCAGACAGCGTGCTGTCGCAGAGCGAGGACGTCGTTATCACCAGTGACCAGCCCAGCGGAGGTCGAGCGGCGCGGCTCCCTGGGGTGGGAGCTGCTTCTCGTGTGATCGGTTCGCTCATGGGGACGCCTGTAAGGTGTCCCAGGGGGGCCGCCCGCGCGTGGACTCGTGCTGGTCGACTCGGCCAACCGGTTGGAACTGAAGACCGCGCAGCGGGGACTGGGCGATGTGGAAGCAGCGACCGACATTGCATGCCGGAAAGCGGTTGGATATACTGGAGAGTGTCGAGCCTGGGCCCACGTAGCTCAGGAGGCAGAGCACAATCTTGGTAAGATTGAGGTCCCGGGTTCGAGTCCCGGCGTGGGCTCCAGAAGCCGGTGTAGCTCAGCGGTAGAGCAGCTGTTTCGTAAACAGCAGGTCGTCGGTTCGAATCCGACCACCGGCTCCCTCAAAAATCTCAACTGGACGCGGAACTGAAAAACAGCCGCGACTGGGTTTCCAGTCGTCTCCAGTGTTTTACGGGAATCTTTACGGGAATCAGGTCTGGAGCAAGCCGTGCAGGTGCGCGCAGCCGGCACAGCGTTTCGCGTTTTTTTGCTTTCACCCTCCTGGAATCCGTGAGACAATGAGGATTCGGGGCGAAAATCCTCATGTGGACAAGGAAAATGAAATTTTCACCGGTGTCTCAGGCTCTCGTGCCGGTGAGAAAATGAGACGAGCGTCAGTGGACGGTCTGTTCAGTCCTGGAGCAGGACGCTCAGCTGCGCGAGCGCTGGCTGCATCACCTGCGCCGTCATCGGAGCAAAGTAGTCACCTGTCACCGAAAGCTGGCTTTGCCAGAGAATCGCCGAGACGGTCTCGAGATCGACCCCGGCGTGCAAGCGTAGCGTTGCAGCCGCATCGCGTCAGTCGTGGAATCGGATCGGCGGCACCCCAGCCTGCTGGCAGAGCAGGTGGAAGATGCAAGTGACGTTCCGTGCGCTGACCGGCGAACCGAGGTGCGTGGTGAAGACGAGCGACCAGGGGTTGCCGCGCGCTCGCCCGGGGCCTGCTGGCGCCACGCCCGCTGTTGATCGTGTTGCTGCACCAGCGCGTCGCGGGCGAACGGCGGCACATGGAGCGTACGGAGACTGCTTCGATTTCGCTGGTAACCGTTGCCACTGACCATACACACGCTGCAGCTACCAGCGGATGACCACCAGCCCGTCGTCGAGGTCGACATCTTCCCAGGAGAACCCTGTGCTTCCCCTTGGCGGGCCCGAGCGCTAGCGTGAGCGCGAAGAGCGGCCTGAGCCAGTGGTCGTGCGTCGGGACGAGTAGCTGCTGTGTCTCGTCGAAGCCTCACGTACGGGTGGTGGGTGGCGACACGCTTACCCATCGGACCAGAGCTGCGGTGTCGAGCCTGCCGAGCCCGTCGCGCACGGCGTTTCGAAGGAAGAGAAAATGGTATCTCCGCTCGTGTGCGCACTTCTGCGGAAGAGGGATGTCGGAGGCATAGAGCCTCGTGTGGTCCCACCAGGCGCTTTTGGACTGGAAGCCGGGATTTTTGCTTTTCTCGACGACAGCGTGCTGAGGTAGGAGCCAGCGGCAGTGCATTTTTACGCGACGGCTCGCCGCCCAAAAGGGGGCTGCGCGACTCGCGCAGCGCCCGCTGTGGCTGCTCGTGTCATGCCAAAGCTTTCCGGCCTCGCTCGCGCGACGGGATCCGCGGCAGATCGAGCCCGACGATGCGCGCGTTCATTGGTTGGGCTCGCGTCAGAGCGGTTGAGGCAAGAAGGTTGATCACCTCTCGGGTGGATCGATCGTCCCGTGGGGTGCTTCCCCGAACTGAGGTGTCGATCCCGTTAAAACATTGAAAAAAAAACCTGACGATGACCGCGGCCCCGATTTACTATCTTCAGGATAGCGATCGTGCTCGTGGTCGCGGGTGGGCGAGGTGCGACGGCGATTCTTCGGTTCACGGCGATTCTTTGGTACTGTTCTTCGTGCGCTCATAGTAGCTACCTGTCTCGTTGCGGTCGTGCTTGTGCCTCTTCCGCGCATCGAGTGCCGTTGCGGGGCGGATCTTCCGCACGAGCACAGCGCGCTCGGGTTCTCACCGCATCACCATCATGGTCAGACAACTGTGACGCGCTCGGTTGACCCGGCTGCGGATGCCGAGCTGAAAGCGGACTCTGACCTTCGGGTCATGACCGGGTTGCCGCTGCTTGCCGAGTTCCCAGGAATGTTGGTCGTGGGACATCGAAGTCGAGTGCGTCCAGGCGAAACGATCGATCATCCGGTCGGAGTACAGCAGGATCCCGAATCTCCCCCACCGCGATCGTCTCCCGAGGCTGCGTGGTGAAGCGAAGACCGCGAAGCGTGGAGTCCGGTTTTGGGAATATGCGGACGTTGGGGGTGTCGCAATGCGTCGCCTACTCCTGTTCGGGTGCCTGCTGTCGGCCTTGCTTCTGGTTGCCTGTGGTGGAGGCGGAGGCAGGTCAGAGGAGAAGGTCACACCGCCACCGGTCAACGCTGAACTCGCTGCTGCCGGAAAAGAATACTTCAATAAATATGCGTGCAGTACTTGTCATAGCATGGCAGGCCAAGCGGGGATCGGCCCGGCGCTGAATGGTATTTACGGCAAAAAGGTGCAGCTCGAGGATGGCTCGAGTGTCGTCGTTGATGACGCTTATCTGCGCGAGTCGATCCTCCAACCGGATGCCAAGACAGTGAAGGGCTATCCGAAGGGCTCGATGACCAATGTGATTATGCCCTTCATGCCGGAACTCCAAAAGCCAGAAGTCCTGGATGCTCTGGTGGAGTACATCAAGAGCACGACGTGATTTGGTCGGCATGACCCTTTCTCGGAGGCAACGAGCGGACTCCAATTCCTTTCACCTCGCACACTTCCGCCTTCCCACAGTACGGGTGGCCAGCGCTTTCCAGCTGGCCACCCTAAGTTTGTCGCTCTCGCATGACGCTCTGAGCAGGCGCGGTGGGTGAGCGTCTGAGGGCTGGGGACGTTCTGACCGCCTTCGCCGTCCTGATCCACGAAAGACACGATCGGCGAGCTGGAGCACCTCGCTCCTGCGAGAAATGTACATGACCACCCGCTGACACGTGCTATTCGCTCGGGTGCTCGCTGGCACGGTCGTCCAGCCGGCCGTAGGCCAATGATTCCCGACACTCCCACAGCGCGGGGCACGAGCCTTGCTTGGTGCTGCGCGGAGCTGGCGGACGATGACCCTCGCGACGAACTGTCGAGGGTGGTGCTGGCTCCAAGAAAGGCACGCCTGCTACGCCTGGTGTTCGGGATATCGAGGAGCGAGTTGGCCAGGGCCAGGGGCGCTCGACTATCCTGGGAAGCGAGAAAGCGTGGGCTGCGAACGGTGGTGACTGTGCTGAGGAGCGGTACCTTGGTTGCGCCCGACTGGGACATTCCGCTTCTGGTCCTCCGCGAATCGGTCTGCGCGTGGTTGCGCGAGGATTTGGGCTATGGGGATCGCACCACACTTGCGGTCGTGTCTCCGGGTGCGACCGGCACTGCGGCGATCGTGATGCGGCAACCCGGTGTCCTCTGTGGAATGCCCGTGATCGAAGCAGTCTTTGCCGAGCTCGACACACGCCTCCGGGTCACGACGATGTGTCGGGAGGGGGAATTGGTTCCGGAGGGCACCGTTGTCGGCCAAGTTGTGGGACCGCTCCGCGGCATCCTTGCTGGTGAGCGACTGGCACTCAATCTCCTGCAGCGCCTTTCCGGTATCGCGACACTGACTCGCCGCTTCGTCGATGCGGTGGCTGGGACGGGCGTGATGATCCTGGATACTCGCAAAACGACACCGGGGCTTCGTTTGCTCGAGAAGTACGCGGTACGCGTCGGGGGTGGGCGGAACCACCGCTTCGGTCTGTTCGATGGGGTTCTCATCAAGGACAACCACGTCCGAGTGGCGGGAAGTGTGCGCGAAGCTGTGCAGCGGGTACGCAACGTGATTCCACACACGATGCTGGTCGAAGTCGAGGTGACGACGCTCGAGGAATTGGACGAAGCACTGGCCGCTGGTGCGGACTGGATTCTGCTCGATAACATGGATGTCGAGACGATGCGTGAGGCCGTCCGTCGCGTGGCTGGGCGTGCCAAGCTCGAGGCATCCGGTGGTGTAACGCTCGAGCGCGTGCGCGCGATCGCCGAGACAGGAGTGGATGCGATTTCGGTCGGCGCGCTGACGCACTCAGCGTCTGCACTCGACATCTCCCTGGAGGTCGTGGCTGTCGACGGACGCTGAAGGAGGGTCAGTCGAGCTGATGGAACAGCAGGAACTCGTTCGAGAGATTCTCCGACTCAAGGAGGAGCGTCGTGCGGTCATCCTGGCACATAGCTACCAACGGCCAGAGGTGCAGGATATCGCTGACTTCGTCGGTGATTCGCTCGGGTTGTCGCGCGAAGCGACGCGGACGGATGCCGACGTCATCGTTTTCTGTGGCGTGCATTTCATGGCCGAGACCGCGGCGATTTTGAATCCCGAGAAAACGGTTCTACTGCCTGATCTCGAGGCCGGCTGTTCGCTCGCCGAGACGATCAACCCGGAGGACGTGCGGGCCTGGCGCGAGCAACACCCTGACGGAATCGTCGTGGCCTACGTGAATACCAGTGCAGCAGTGAAGGCCATGGCCGACATCTGTTGCACGAGCGCGAACGCTGTGGAAGTAGTCGCGAGCCTGCCAGAAGATCGACCGATCTTCTTCGTTCCCGACATGTTCCTGGGTGCACATGTCGAGCGCGTGACGGGGCGTAAGCTGGATATCTGGCTCGGCGAATGTCATGTCCATGCGGGGATTCGAAGTGAAGATCTTGCAGCGCAGCTCGCTGCGCATCCGGACGCCGAATTCCTCATCCACCCGGAGTGCGGTTGCAGCTCGACCTGCATCTTCCTCCGCCCGGATGCGAAGTTGCTCTCGACTGAAGGGATGGTTCGCTACGCTGCTCAGTCGGCAGCACGGGAATTCGTTGTGGCAACGGAAGTCGGTATCCTGCACCGGTTGCACCAGAAAGCCCCGGGGAAGCGCTTCATCCCAGTCCGCGAGGACGCGATCTGTCACTACATGAAGCGAGTCACGCTCGAAAAGGTGTACGAGTCGCTGCGCGATCTGAAGTATGTGATCACGGTTCCCGAGGAGATCGCTGTGCCGGCACGCCGTGCCTTGGAGGCGATGCTCGCTCTGGGGTGAAGCCGAGAGATACGCGTGGCAGCGCCGGAGTAGCGATCGCGATGTCGACGGGATACCCAGTATCTCCCGCGAGTCCGATCCGGTCCCACAGTCGTTGGCACCTGGTGGACGTACCACCGCTCGATCGGAACGTGCGCATCGCGCCCCTCGGAAGCACCGGTGTATCGCTGGGCTAATCGGTGATCGTCAGGCCGCGAGGGTGCGATACTTTGTCGGTGCGGACAGGCACAGCGTGAGTGCCTCCGGTTACTCGCGTGCTGCCTCCACGAACCGGTTCGTGAAGGCGAGCCGGGCATCCAGGTCGCCGTGTAAGAGTCCACGAGATCGCATCCAAGCGGCGTAGTCGGTCCAGCGCTTTTCCTCTTGCCAGCCGAAGATGGGTACTCCCTCCGTCCACAGCGGGGCCAGGAGGCGGATGCCACGCTCTTCGAGCGTCTGATTCGTTTCCGGGTACTTCCGAACCAGAAGCTGGACTGCTCCATCGAGATCGGCCGCTGCTTCACGATAGCCCTGGATCATCGCGCCTACGAAGCGCTGTACGCGGTCAGGTTGCTCGCGGACCTGCTGCTCACTCGTCACCATGACGAGTTCGTAAAAATCGGGCACGCCCCACTGTTCGACGCGCAAAATGACGGGTCGTTCGCCTTGTTGCTCGATGAGAATCGACTCGTGAACCCAGTAGGCACCGATCACTGCATCGACCTGCCCGCTCAGCAAGGCTCGCACGAGCTCGTAACCCACGTTCACCAGTTTCACGTCGTCGAGGTGCGCGCCGTCGGTTTCCAACATGGTCGCCAGCAGGGCTTCGTCGCTGGGGAGGCCTGGGTAACCGACCTGCTTACCGACGAGATCGCGTGGTCGCGTGATACCGCTTCGCTCCAACGCCATGACGGAATTCAACGGATGCTGAACGAGCGCTGCGATCGAGACGATCGGGATACCTTCGGCGCGGGCGAGGAGGACGTCGGTCTGGTAGCTGATACCGAACGTATTGCGTCCGGTGGCCACGAGTTTGAGCACGTCTTCCGGGTTGGCTGGCACGTCGAGCGTGACCTCGAGTCCCTGCCCGCGAAAGAAACCTCGTTCCTGCGCCATGAGCAGTCCGGTGTGATTGGACCAGGGGTACCAGTCGAGCGCGACACTGACTGCCTCGAGTTGGCCGGATGCAGGCGTGGGGCCGAGTGCAGGCGGAGTCGACGTCGGAGCCGTCTCGGTCGGTGGCGACCCCGCTCCGCGACGACAGGCGGTAGCGAGAGCGATGGCGCCGAGGGCGAAGAAACGCCGGCGGGTGAAGCGATCGGCCAGGAACATCGATGAGCTCCTCTCAGGGTTCCGTTCGTGGCCGGGTGCGCCAGGGAAGGGTCTGACGCTCGAGCCACGTCACGCTCGCGAACAGCGCGATGCTGACGAGTGCACTCACGAGAACAGCAGCGAAGACGCGATCGGTGTGGAATTGCGCGGCTGCCCGGATCATGAGATAGCCGAGCCCAGCGGAAGCGCCGATCCATTCCCCGATGAGAGCACCGATCACGCTCACAGCAGCAGCGACGCGGAGTCCGGAAAAGAATGCTGGGAGAGCTGCCGGGAGCCGCACGAAACGGAGAGTCTGCCATTTGGAGGCACCCAAGCTGCGGACCATATCGATCAGTTCGTGATCGACCCCGCGGAGGCCGTCGACCATGTTGACGGCGATCGGGAAGAAGCAGATGAGAACGACAACGATCACCTTGGGCGTCAAGCCGTAGCCGAACCAAATCAGGAGCAGCGGAGCCAGCGCAACGATCGGGATCGCTTGGGAAGCGACAACGAGCGGGTACACCGAGCGTTCGATGAGCCGCGAGGCGACGATACCGATCGCCAGGACGATCGCCAGAACGATGGAAACGATGAGCCCCAACCCGATTTCCTGCATGGTGACACTGAGATGAAAGAGCAGAAGACGGTAATCGCGGAGCAGCGCGGCGAGGATCGCGCTCGGTGGAGGCAGAACCCAGTCTGGGACCGCGAATACGCGGCAGGCCAGTTCCCAGGCGAAGAGAGCTGTGATGAGGAGAAGGCTCGGCAACACTCGGTCACGCATCATCGGTCACAACTCCCAGGGTTGGCTGGCGACGGAGCGTGGCGAGCAAGCGCGCTTTGAGGGAGACGAATGCCTGGTCGGTCACGATCGCGTATGTCCGGGTGCGGGGCAAATCGACGGGAATGTCGGCCACGATCGTGCCGGGACGCTGGCTGAGGACAACGACGCGATCGCTGAGCAAGACTGCCTCCTCGACGTCATGCGTGACGAGGATGACAGTGCGGTCGAGCTCCTCCCACAGCATGAGTAACCACTCCTGCATGCTCGAGCGCGTCAAGGCATCGAGTGCACCGAACGGCTCGTCCAGGAGCATGAGCGGGCATTGGGTGAGCAGCGTGCGCAAAAACGCCGCGCGCTGGCGCATGCCGCCCGAGAGTTGTGCTGGATAACTAGAAGCGAACTCGGCCAAGCCAAAACGGCGGAGCCACGGCATCGCTCGCTCGATGGCCTGGCGACGAGGAATGCGTTTTACCTCCAGGGGAAGGATCGCGTTCTCGAGCACTGTCCGCCAGGGGAGAAGGAGGTCACGTTGGTGCATGTAGGCGACCTTACCGAGTCGGTACGGGGCGGGAGCTCCATCGAGCCAGATCTCTCCGCTCGTCGGCTGCTCGAGACCGGCGATCATGTCGAGAAGCGTGCTCTTCCCGCATCCGGACGGCCCGATGATGCTGACGAACTCACCGTCGGCGACGCGCAGGTCGAGCGGGCCGAGAGCATGAACCTGCAGCTGGTCACGCTGGAAGACCTTGGTGACACCGCGAAGTTCCAGGCGCCAGTCGGTATCGACGCGGCTCACCACTGACCTCCGCAGAAAGGCGACCGGTGGGGCAGGAAGAGCCTTCGCTCGTCGAGCGGTAGACACGTCTGTCCGCTGCCGCTCGGCGAAGAGATGACGAGCACAATGTTGGATTGGGAGCGAGAGGCGAACGTGGATCGTCCGATGAGCGTCACGGCTTTCCCTCCGCTGGCATTACCCAGTTCAGGTTCCGCGGTCGGTGGCAGGGCGTTCGCCACCCTCTCAGCCCGGTGACCCCCGAGCTCCCGCAGCCGTCTCGTTGTCGAACGAATACTGTAACAAAGTGGACGATGACTGACAAGCGAGCCGTTTGCCGGCTCCTCGCTTCATCGACGGTTGGACCTGAGAAATGTCGCACACTACCAGTTTGCGTGTGCTTGCTGAGTCTCCGAACGAGCAAAGGACAGGCGCATGGATCGGCAAGAGTTACGCCGACAGAAGACGGGAGGTCGTTGATCCGAGAAGGATACTTCGGGCATGCATCGGCAATGCTCGTGCCGATCTACGGTCTCTTCCGGGTCCATGTGCACCCTCGAGTCTCGAACGACCTGTTGATGTGCGTCGGGTCGTCGCGGCGTATCCAACTGGGGCTGACTGTTTCATGGATTTCCGATGTCTCGTGTAACTACCAACTCTTCTTCAAATGGTTCGTCCCTCATCAGTAGGCTCGTTCGCTTCTCGACAGCGGGAGCCTAGCGACTACTGGTATCGCCGGAAATGGGGGATGTTGCTCCCTTGCGTTGGAGGGTGTTGACGAAACCTTTCGATATTCTCGACTTGACGCGATGCAACGCGGAGGTGCAAGTGTCAGAAGCGACCCGTTACTTCGGACGCGACCAGCAAACGACGATCCGAAGATCGAGGGAACCTCACCGGGCCTCTGGTGGGGGAGGATCATGGCAGGGCACTCGGTGATCACGAAGAAGGTCGACTGACAGGTCGGCATCACACAGCAGAGTCGTTGCGCCGACGGCCTCCTTCGCCGGGTTACGTCGGTGTAGTCGTTAGCGATCGGAGAACGATCGTGGAGTTGTATACTGGTGCGATCAGTGGTTGGCTCGGGGCGCGCCTCGGTTGCACGCATCGTGCCTCGGGCGGTCGAGTAGCTGGCGACGGAGCGCTGCGACAGACGACTGCGACCGGCGCTAGTGCTCGACTGAAGCGGGAATCGGGATGGGAACGGTGCCAACCTATCGGGACGTGCTCATGGCAGTACTCTCTCCCGGCGCGCTCGTCGTCCTGGAGCGCCTCACCCCGCTCATCTGCGCCCTCTATGATTTGGACCTTCTCTTGGATTACCCCGTGGCTGATCAGCAGCAGGGTAGCCTACGGGAGCGCCTGAGCGAACGGTTGGAGCGGATCGTCGCGCTGCTCCCGTCCGATGTCTCGCCGATGGCGAATGAAGTGTTCACCGCTGTGGAAACCCTGGTGACAGATGTGCTCGGACGCGAACTTTTCCTCGGTGAGGAAATCCGGCGTCTGGAATTGCTGGATGAGGCGTTCCGCAACGATCCCTTGTTGTTCCAGCTCGTCCGTGGAAGAGCCAATTGACATTGTCGAGAAGACGCGCTCGGCCCGGGACGGAGTGGTACCCTCCCGGACCGAGCGTTGTTCACCGGGCGCGCAAGTCGAGGTGCATCCCCTGCTTGTAGTGGGTCGGGATATTGCACAGGAGAACGTAATGGCCGGCAGTGAGGTCGAGTGTCATCTCGGCCGTCTTGCCGGGCGGTAAATCTTCCGGCTCGATCTCGCCGAGCACTTCGCCTGCTTGTTCCTCCTCGGCTTTCTGTTCAGCTTCATTGTAGGGAAGACGATCGGCCGGCAAGTCGGTGCGGAGGACGATCAGCTCGTGCTC
Protein-coding regions in this window:
- the nadA gene encoding quinolinate synthase NadA — encoded protein: MEQQELVREILRLKEERRAVILAHSYQRPEVQDIADFVGDSLGLSREATRTDADVIVFCGVHFMAETAAILNPEKTVLLPDLEAGCSLAETINPEDVRAWREQHPDGIVVAYVNTSAAVKAMADICCTSANAVEVVASLPEDRPIFFVPDMFLGAHVERVTGRKLDIWLGECHVHAGIRSEDLAAQLAAHPDAEFLIHPECGCSSTCIFLRPDAKLLSTEGMVRYAAQSAAREFVVATEVGILHRLHQKAPGKRFIPVREDAICHYMKRVTLEKVYESLRDLKYVITVPEEIAVPARRALEAMLALG
- the nadC gene encoding carboxylating nicotinate-nucleotide diphosphorylase, with protein sequence MVAPDWDIPLLVLRESVCAWLREDLGYGDRTTLAVVSPGATGTAAIVMRQPGVLCGMPVIEAVFAELDTRLRVTTMCREGELVPEGTVVGQVVGPLRGILAGERLALNLLQRLSGIATLTRRFVDAVAGTGVMILDTRKTTPGLRLLEKYAVRVGGGRNHRFGLFDGVLIKDNHVRVAGSVREAVQRVRNVIPHTMLVEVEVTTLEELDEALAAGADWILLDNMDVETMREAVRRVAGRAKLEASGGVTLERVRAIAETGVDAISVGALTHSASALDISLEVVAVDGR
- a CDS encoding cation-translocating P-type ATPase, with the translated sequence MGGELASSSTSIPTTDPNRGLTEAEVHARRARFGPNELPQPQSPALWRLALAQVTHLFALLLWIAAASASIAGMTELALAIVAVILLNGIFAFLQEYRAERAAARLRSLLPLRVTVRRDGHEIVIDARELVPGDIVILKAGDRVPADVLLLEGIDVAVDVSTFTGESVPINPSPGDAIQAGTSLTRGRAIAVVTATGANTRLAQLARLTAAPRRQPTPLTRELQRLVRIITVLAVSVGLLFFAVAVFLRLPVLDAFVFMLGVTVALVPEGLLPTLTLSLAVAAQRMAERRALVRHLEAVETLGLTTVICTDKTGTLTLNELSVTSIWTPAGSARLFGQGYEPDGESDIEPGAEASVRELARAAALAADGRAVWRDGRWLPLGDPLDTALWVMVHRIGLDPDTIRAKAPVLRTYPFDPHRRRSSVLTESQLIVKGAPENVLPNCRNAEQARQVADRMAAEGLRVIAIASRPVLPGSASDVLDPDTLERELILLGLIGFSDLPRSEAKEAVARCRKAGIRVIMVTGDHPATALAVAREVGLVGDNPLVVTSAQLPPDDTALGALVDRDEVVIARVAPEDKLRIARALQARGHVVAMTGDGVNDAPALRQADVGVAMGRSGTDVAREAADLILLDDNFATIVAAIEQGRTTFQNIRRFLTFHLTDNVAELAPFVIWALSGGRVPLALNVLQILLLDLGTDALPALALGVEPPSPRVLDSPPPRFHLVDRSLLVRAFLVLGPTEALMEMIAFFAVLSSASWQPGMTVPSETILLAASGTAFTAIVLGQGANAIANRSDDRPAWRVGLSGNRALVLALAASCVLLLATLSIPPLARIVGQAPPTALGWFLAALTVPAVMLIDALWKTIVRRQPSG
- a CDS encoding acyl-CoA thioesterase, with amino-acid sequence MQYHRPLLLHDTGTCTLAVQDVQRSSLPFAFTLQRHGDARPAVTGSMLCVCVDGATRRPVPLPRTIREALADDAYMLAEAS
- a CDS encoding sulfocyanin-like copper-binding protein; the encoded protein is MTRRALLSSALVMSLAACRRGGQAGVTTVTVELGEYYIKVDKAEVPAGKVRFVAKNVGQMEHELIVLRTDLPADRLPYNEAEQKAEEEQAGEVLGEIEPEDLPPGKTAEMTLDLTAGHYVLLCNIPTHYKQGMHLDLRAR
- a CDS encoding ABC transporter substrate-binding protein, producing the protein MFLADRFTRRRFFALGAIALATACRRGAGSPPTETAPTSTPPALGPTPASGQLEAVSVALDWYPWSNHTGLLMAQERGFFRGQGLEVTLDVPANPEDVLKLVATGRNTFGISYQTDVLLARAEGIPIVSIAALVQHPLNSVMALERSGITRPRDLVGKQVGYPGLPSDEALLATMLETDGAHLDDVKLVNVGYELVRALLSGQVDAVIGAYWVHESILIEQQGERPVILRVEQWGVPDFYELVMVTSEQQVREQPDRVQRFVGAMIQGYREAAADLDGAVQLLVRKYPETNQTLEERGIRLLAPLWTEGVPIFGWQEEKRWTDYAAWMRSRGLLHGDLDARLAFTNRFVEAARE
- a CDS encoding c-type cytochrome, whose amino-acid sequence is MRRLLLFGCLLSALLLVACGGGGGRSEEKVTPPPVNAELAAAGKEYFNKYACSTCHSMAGQAGIGPALNGIYGKKVQLEDGSSVVVDDAYLRESILQPDAKTVKGYPKGSMTNVIMPFMPELQKPEVLDALVEYIKSTT
- a CDS encoding ABC transporter permease, which translates into the protein MMRDRVLPSLLLITALFAWELACRVFAVPDWVLPPPSAILAALLRDYRLLLFHLSVTMQEIGLGLIVSIVLAIVLAIGIVASRLIERSVYPLVVASQAIPIVALAPLLLIWFGYGLTPKVIVVVLICFFPIAVNMVDGLRGVDHELIDMVRSLGASKWQTLRFVRLPAALPAFFSGLRVAAAVSVIGALIGEWIGASAGLGYLMIRAAAQFHTDRVFAAVLVSALVSIALFASVTWLERQTLPWRTRPRTEP
- a CDS encoding ABC transporter ATP-binding protein, with product MSRVDTDWRLELRGVTKVFQRDQLQVHALGPLDLRVADGEFVSIIGPSGCGKSTLLDMIAGLEQPTSGEIWLDGAPAPYRLGKVAYMHQRDLLLPWRTVLENAILPLEVKRIPRRQAIERAMPWLRRFGLAEFASSYPAQLSGGMRQRAAFLRTLLTQCPLMLLDEPFGALDALTRSSMQEWLLMLWEELDRTVILVTHDVEEAVLLSDRVVVLSQRPGTIVADIPVDLPRTRTYAIVTDQAFVSLKARLLATLRRQPTLGVVTDDA